gcaatcaatccagccacaaCTGAAAACTCGGACGGTCAAACATTTTGACAAGCCATCACACAGCACTACTGCGAATCAACGCCTTGTACTGTCAACAAAaatacacaaaggaggacacaagtAAGTCCTAAAGCATAcactgtacgtactgtggtatgccaaaaggcgacatcgaacagtaaaaaaaatcaagcctgtaaccttagctgttatcgagtcacgcttgtctgaaggcattggtCAATTAGGCAGTCAGTAAAAAAAATTGcactaaattaaaaaaaaaatcgtaGCAACTttgtggaagcatttcaggtcattctgaaggtacttttgggcttggctatataCCCAACCAACCATGATGGTATTGTGAGGCTATTTTTACGGTgacatttttggccagaaaagctgaaacctccatacagtactatcgtactgcagTATACATCTCATCAAAGAGTGATGTCAAAAATACATTGGAAATAGCTAAGCTGTTGGAATAGTGATCACATTAGTGGgaccagtcacatatatgtaacaATCAGACtcataaaaaataaaattgtcACTTTCTCCATGCTTAATTTTAAGCCACATGATCAAAATACTCActacaaatttttaagcaccAACTGAaactattattactttcccctaccaatcagtaatcccataatcaatcatattgtaaaacatattGTATGCAACCTGCAcattttttggaaaataaataaatacttgcCTGGTTTCAGTATTTATCTTGTGCAAGACTTTCTCCAGCTTGTCTAGTTTTATTTGCAGCTCGCGCTTCTCCTGGTGTAGCTGCTCCACAGCTTCATCTTCTTTCATCGTCTGTATTTCCTCAGCTGAAAATAAAGTAGCTAGATTACTAGGTGTGTACAactattttgtttgtttttgtttttatctgctttactgggtagggtttccactctaaataggaaggtgcttcattttgttgtttctggagattttcacacagatttaccttcaagttaaagcaaacaagtgcttaGTTGTCattggaatgtttgcagcagtcACTATCAACACAATTTAACATGTGTAAATATcaaaaaagtggtcacgtgaccaaaaatcccttcatttaggatttccactgcaaaataagatgatgcctcagcccttttcattgtttctgatgattttcacacagactgaccttaagataaaacaaaaaagtgctaatatattattaaactgtctactactttcaatatcagtgcagttttaactgtaaatacccaaaaagtggtcacgtggctaacaatcccattacagctataacactacaagatgtagaagtctttattataaggcaagaaaatacactaattgtgaccTTTGGTCACCCTACAATACAatgattttctaataagctgCCTAATTTAACTATTATGAGATTTTTGGTCACGTTACCACTTTTTATATAtgttttgtgtgttaaacttatgTTGATACCCAATGCTAtaagcaatccaataataaattagcacttgttttgctttatcttaaaagtcattctgtgtgaaaatcatcagaaacaacaaaaggaagcaccttctTATTTagagttggaaaccctatctTACCAGTTAGgtactggagggtgaacactggAGGCGAggcctgtacgaggtgcttaCCACGAGCCAGGGAACTTAATTAGCTAAAAACCTAATAGCAATACCTAATTTCTGATTCTGCATCACGGAAGCAATTAGTTGATCCTGCAGAGACTCCAGCTGGTCTTCAAACACTTTCTTTTCCTCGCTACTCCATGATGCAGTGGCTTGACTGTCCGTCAAGGACATGGACTGTGTTATGTCACTATCACTAATACCGTCTGATTTAACAGATCCATCGAGCTTGTTGTAAGAGAAATGCTCGCCCGCCTCTTTGTCATGATCTCCCTTCTTGTGGTGTTttgacaagtgtaacttgtgtCGAAGCATTGCTGCACCCCAATCTGAGGTCTCTTCACGTCTGGTCCttgtattctaatattttaGATAACACAGGAAGGAGACACGTAATTCAGTCCACCATGGCGTTCGAGGAAAAGTTGAACAACTTTATCAAGATGTATGAAGATATGGAGAAGAAAGTTGCACAGGATGATGTATTCAACAAAGAGTTCACGGTACCGTCTAGCGTCATCTCGTGACAACACGCTTGCTCTCTGTCCACAGGTGTTGAAGTCTCGTTCGTTACAGTGGAAAAATGAGGGACAGTATCCAGCAGATGCTGGAAGTATACCCATTAACCGTAAAAAGAATCGATTCAAAGATATTCTACCTTGTAAGCCAGCTAGGGCATGGGCAGCTGTTTTACTGTAGCATTTGAGTACACTACACATGCATATcaaggggtgtcactccaatagcaACTGTACTACAATCTGTGGATGGTCAAAGTGAACTTTCTATTGATTTTTTGACTCACTGAAAATTTACCTGTAATTGTACACTGCTTTAATACTTGCTAAGCTTTGACTGTCCTGGGAAAAAAGCTTGAGACCATTGTCCTTCACGTAAAATTGGCCTTGTTTGTTGACTTGCAGTCATAGATTGTACCGTGGCTGTTAGAGTGACTTGTTAGTGTGTAGTTTTAAAGGTGCAACATGTGTCCTTTCCTGTATGTAAATGGTCATGAAATATTGTTTATGCTTTTTCTTCAGTTGAGTATACAAGAGTGCAGCTTCATTTGACAGAAGGAATTGAACATTCTGACTATATCAATGCTAACTATATcaatgtacgtgtgtgtgttgtgttgtgtatataattatgttggacTGCTAGGGTTCAAGTGGAGAAGTCGAATACATTGCTGCTCAGGGACCTCTCCCACACACAGTGGGTGACTTCTGGCGGATGCTGTGGTATCATAACATTGAGGTGGGTGGGTGGGCGTGGCTTGTTTGCTTCATTATTAGCTCCACCCACTTGCAGATTGTGGTCATGGCATGCAGAGAGGTTGAAATGGGAAAGGTAATAGTTATACATAATTACTAATACACAGCAGCCATAGACTGTCAAGATGCCATTGTGCATGTGTGATAACTGAGTAGAGCCAGTCATACAAGAGTGTACAATTAAGAGCTCCTTGGTCATAACAATTTTGATCCTTGTAGCCCAAGTGCGAGAAGTACTGGGCAGATGAAGGAGAGACAAGGGAGTTTGGACCTATCTCAGTGACTTGTGTAAGTCTATAAAATAGATGTTTAATCACTAGAAATGCCACATAATATTCAAGTATTGTTATATAGCCATGAGTAGGAAGAGTTAGTTACTGTAAGTTGTGCTGTTTTAGATCAAGGAAGAAAAGTTGACAGAGGATGTAACCCTGAGAGAACTGCGAGCTGCATGTGATGGGGTACGTTGTCACTAGATAGCTACATACGGTAAATGATACTTCTACCATCATTCCATAGGAAGTGCAGCAGTTACATCAGTATCACTACCAGACATGGCCCGATCATGATAAACCAACCAGGTCCGAGCCCCTGGTACAAATGCTGGAGATGATTAGGGACAGACAACAACGTAAAGATACTCCTCTTGTTGTACACTGCAGGTAAGTATGCCTGCAGTCTCCTCAAACAACAGTGACTTATATAGCAATGTACTTGTAGTGCTGGTTGTGGTCGGACTGGTACAGTAATAGCTACAGATTACATTAGGACCAGGATCCTTACTAAGGTATTGTAAGACACCTCATAACGTTTTGTTTAACCGCCTCTTTTAAAAGGGCTTATCTGATGAATTGAGTATCTTCACTATTGTGGAAGCTATGAGAAAACAGCGGCCAGCCATGGTGCAAACTAAGGTATACAATTGATCTACGTCATATTATATCATTTCCTGTACACAATAGAACCAGTATCACTTCCTGTACATTGCTGCTGCTGACATGGTAAAGATGGCCCTCACTGCTGATGTGGTCCCTGTTAAACCAGTCGCTCCTAAACCTGTGGTGAGTCGGTCTATTATTCCTTAGTATTAGGAATGATGGGCTTTTCTATTCCTAgtttaaaccacaaaagttgCCTGCTGTAAGTTCTGTAACAAAACTGATGAAACATAGTTTAGTCCAGACTTGTGCTCCCTACAGGGTCCACAGTCAGACTATGCTAACATGGTTAAAGCTGACTACCAGAACTTTCCACAGCCACCATCCACAGCAAATGATTACCAGAATTTTCATGGCGATGTGAGTGTCAACTATTGCAGCAGTGGTGGTGTAGTTGACTTGATACATTGCCAACTAGGTGTATGAGAATCGAGAGTCTATCATAATAGCTGGGACAGAGGACAAGCCAGGTGATAATTTAACAGTCCCGTTGAATCGACCACCTGTGGCTCTTCCAAGAACAGTATCTCCTCCTGCAATTGGTGTGTACAGTTTCCATTCATGTATGCTTCCCCTATTCCTCATATAATACTAACAGTACCTAGACATGCTCCAAAGAAGCCAGAAAGAACAGATATTCCTAGCAAGGTGTGTGAGTGTAGCCTGTAGAATGAAATTACATGTTTAATATTTCACAGAACAATGAGGTAAACATCTATTCATCAGTTGATGTAGCTGTGTTCAAGGACAAAGGTCCTGAGATACATGCTGTTTTGGAAGACACAAATAAGGCAATTCCCTTATCAACTGTCCAGGACATGCTTGATTCCAGTATGACGTCAAGCCAGGCTAGCCCAAACAAAAGCAAGAATATCTCTGACATTGTAAGTATCTCTTGGTGCAATGAGAGGGACAATGATCACTGTCTCATAGCTCATGGACATACTAGATGACTTGGATGATGAGGCGGATGCACCTCCCATTGATATAAGAGGGCCTTCTCTCAGAGGACCGGCTGATTACGAGACTATGGAGACTAGTGATATGCCTCCACAGCTGCCAGCTCGCACGGAAGAATCAAACTTGTTGATGGGTTATTCAACACAGGACGAGGAAGCTGGGGACTCAGTGTACAGTGAGCCTGCCCCAGTCTGGAGCAGCCCAATCAGTGAGCAATGATGTTACATCAATTTTATGACATTTCTGTGGTATTTAGAGCCACCGAAGATTGATGATAATATCTCAAACAGCCCTCCACCTCATAGGAAGCAAATGGGAGGAATTGGTGATACACCTGTTAAGTGTTTCATTTGTGTTCCAAATGTTTCTGTGTTCTCCAGGTTCTCCTAACTCTTCGTCCGCTTCCATTTCAACAAAAGGAACATCTAGTAAATCTAACATACTTAGCAGTATTTTCCGTAGCAAGGTAAAACTTGGTAAATAGAGGGTGGTTATCATTTGTCACTAACAGGCAGAGCAAAAATCTACTAGAAAAAAGATCACAGCAGCAGAAATATCTTCACCAGTTGGTGCTGTATCAAAAGGAGCAAGTGAGTCCCACTCAAACATGGCGTTCCCagaaatgttgttgttgtttaggTGCTGAAGCTCTTATGAATGCTCCAAAGGCACCAG
The Dysidea avara chromosome 7, odDysAvar1.4, whole genome shotgun sequence genome window above contains:
- the LOC136259766 gene encoding tyrosine-protein phosphatase non-receptor type 12-like, which codes for MAFEEKLNNFIKMYEDMEKKVAQDDVFNKEFTVLKSRSLQWKNEGQYPADAGSIPINRKKNRFKDILPFEYTRVQLHLTEGIEHSDYINANYINGSSGEVEYIAAQGPLPHTVGDFWRMLWYHNIEIVVMACREVEMGKPKCEKYWADEGETREFGPISVTCIKEEKLTEDVTLRELRAACDGEVQQLHQYHYQTWPDHDKPTRSEPLVQMLEMIRDRQQRKDTPLVVHCSAGCGRTGTVIATDYIRTRILTKGLSDELSIFTIVEAMRKQRPAMVQTKNQYHFLYIAAADMVKMALTADVVPVKPVAPKPVFKPQKLPAGPQSDYANMVKADYQNFPQPPSTANDYQNFHGDVYENRESIIIAGTEDKPGDNLTVPLNRPPVALPRTVSPPAIVPRHAPKKPERTDIPSKNNEVNIYSSVDVAVFKDKGPEIHAVLEDTNKAIPLSTVQDMLDSSMTSSQASPNKSKNISDILMDILDDLDDEADAPPIDIRGPSLRGPADYETMETSDMPPQLPARTEESNLLMGYSTQDEEAGDSVYSEPAPVWSSPIKPPKIDDNISNSPPPHRKQMGGIGSPNSSSASISTKGTSSKSNILSSIFRSKAEQKSTRKKITAAEISSPVGAVSKGASAEALMNAPKAPVGLTTSMSAPKPAPKPGSSSTLPLDQRPPATLPDVRSSTPVTLNTASGGGSLLTPIPPSIANNKYNFPGEQGFGIRIQRPKGPRQAPDSWSRWNFV